A single window of Actinoallomurus bryophytorum DNA harbors:
- the ggt gene encoding gamma-glutamyltransferase has translation MRRSTAVIGLTAAALATLVVPAQARQPAAHAPQDQKQAVAVGYGGAVSSVDLDASKSGIEVLRHGGNAVDAAVATAATLGVTEPYVSAIGGGGYFTYYDARTRKVYTFDGRETGPAKMTKDFFIDPKTGKPLSFDEAVTSGLSVGVPGTLATWDSALRRFGSRKLGTLLQPAIDVADRGFTVDQEFYDQTALNADRFKDIVPTRQLFLPGGKPPAVGSTFHNPELADTYRQISKKGLGFFYGGELGKEIAETVQHPPVDPAATRNVRPGVVQPSDLGHYKVVPRDPTHVDYRGYDVYGMAPSSSGGSTDGEALNIMKQFKLGDPVQALHTYIEASKLAYADRGAYVGDPAYENVPLKTLLSDRFARSRACLIKPDQALTAPVLPGDLNGAGCATPSGTGQQLPYEGPQTTHLVATDKWGNVVSYTLTIEQFGGSALTVPHRGFLLNNEMTDFNFTSSTPAGYADPNLPAAGKRPRSSMAPTIVLKNHKPLLAVGSPGGSTIITTVLQILMNRLDLGMTLPEAIDAPRATQRNTAQTAAEQAFIDRYGTALKAKGQDLVLFPGPPAGVIGSATGLEFLGGGKVEAVAEKVRRHGGSALVARPAR, from the coding sequence ATGCGCCGGAGCACCGCAGTCATCGGCCTCACCGCCGCCGCGCTGGCCACGCTGGTCGTGCCCGCCCAGGCGCGCCAGCCCGCCGCTCACGCGCCGCAGGACCAGAAGCAGGCGGTCGCGGTCGGGTACGGGGGAGCGGTCTCCAGCGTCGATCTGGACGCGAGCAAGAGTGGCATCGAGGTGCTGCGGCACGGCGGCAACGCCGTCGACGCGGCCGTCGCCACCGCCGCCACGCTCGGCGTGACCGAGCCGTACGTCTCGGCGATCGGCGGAGGTGGCTACTTCACCTACTACGACGCGCGTACGCGCAAGGTCTACACCTTCGACGGCCGCGAGACCGGCCCGGCGAAGATGACGAAGGACTTCTTCATCGACCCCAAGACGGGCAAGCCGCTGTCCTTCGACGAGGCGGTGACGAGCGGCCTGTCGGTGGGTGTTCCCGGGACCCTGGCCACCTGGGACTCCGCGCTGCGCCGCTTCGGCTCCCGCAAGCTGGGCACCCTGCTGCAGCCCGCGATCGACGTGGCCGACCGCGGCTTCACCGTGGACCAGGAGTTCTACGACCAGACCGCGCTCAACGCGGACCGGTTCAAGGACATCGTGCCGACGCGGCAGCTCTTCCTGCCCGGCGGCAAGCCGCCCGCCGTCGGCTCGACGTTCCACAACCCCGAGCTGGCCGACACCTACCGGCAGATCTCCAAGAAGGGGCTCGGCTTCTTCTACGGTGGCGAGCTGGGCAAGGAGATCGCCGAGACCGTCCAGCACCCGCCGGTGGACCCGGCGGCGACCCGCAACGTACGGCCCGGTGTGGTCCAGCCCTCCGACCTCGGGCACTACAAGGTCGTCCCCCGTGACCCCACGCACGTGGACTACCGGGGGTACGACGTCTACGGCATGGCCCCCTCCTCGTCCGGCGGCTCGACCGACGGCGAGGCGCTGAACATCATGAAGCAGTTCAAGCTCGGCGACCCGGTCCAGGCGCTGCACACCTACATCGAGGCGTCCAAGCTCGCCTACGCCGACCGCGGCGCGTACGTCGGCGACCCGGCGTATGAGAACGTGCCCCTCAAGACCCTGCTGTCGGACCGGTTCGCCCGCTCGCGCGCCTGCCTGATCAAGCCGGACCAGGCACTCACCGCACCCGTGCTGCCCGGCGACCTGAACGGCGCCGGCTGCGCGACACCGTCCGGCACCGGCCAGCAGCTTCCCTACGAGGGCCCGCAGACCACGCATCTCGTCGCCACCGACAAGTGGGGCAACGTCGTCTCCTACACGCTGACGATCGAGCAGTTCGGCGGCAGCGCGCTCACCGTGCCGCACCGCGGGTTCCTGCTGAACAACGAGATGACGGACTTCAACTTCACCTCCTCCACGCCGGCCGGCTACGCCGACCCGAACCTTCCCGCCGCGGGCAAGCGGCCGCGCAGCAGTATGGCGCCGACGATCGTGCTGAAGAACCACAAGCCGCTGCTGGCGGTCGGCTCGCCCGGCGGCTCGACGATCATCACCACGGTGCTGCAGATCCTGATGAACCGACTCGACCTCGGCATGACGCTCCCGGAGGCGATCGACGCGCCGCGCGCCACCCAGCGCAACACGGCTCAGACCGCCGCCGAGCAGGCCTTCATCGACAGGTACGGCACCGCGCTCAAGGCCAAGGGGCAGGACCTCGTGCTCTTCCCCGGCCCGCCGGCGGGAGTGATCGGCTCGGCCACCGGCCTGGAGTTCCTGGGCGGCGGGAAGGTCGAGGCGGTCGCCGAGAAGGTCCGCCGCCACGGAGGCAGCGCGCTGGTGGCCCGGCCCGCACGCTGA
- a CDS encoding amino acid permease, with protein MSTEAPFRNNLLRRLPVEETIGPRQGGRHRLSLVYGTRDLVVLGLGVMIGSGIFNIAGQEAATTAGPAVILSFVIAGAACLLSALSYAELSSTMPVAGSAYSFTYVAFGEIWAWVIGWALILELQLAAAVVSRAWSLYAMRLVDDVGTLAGIAWIKVPSALSGIAGRPTGLDVFALALLLLLAVIVAIGARLSLYTLWFMVLTKVIVIGFVIGGGLLYFHSSNLRPFVPPPRTAAAGDGRTVLDALMGGSPHAFGLVGIFTATSAIAFAYIGFDLIATSAEETKDAQRRVPRGMLISLLIAIALYIGVAVAMVGMVPYRTLNPDTPLTSAFHAVGSSAMGVVIDVGAVIGLATVVLVVMIAQTRVLFAMARDGLMPATLAVISPRYKVPTRAAVLVGATGIVLSQVDVWTFGKVSILALQQMIVIGTLFAFIFVSAGVLALRRSRPDLPRGFRVWGAPLTPLLAIAATGWLLLNLHLRTWVYFGAWMTAGLLVYLVYGRRHSRLRQVLGGRPVHPQGRHRR; from the coding sequence TTGAGCACCGAAGCGCCCTTCCGTAACAACCTCCTGCGCCGCCTGCCGGTCGAAGAGACCATCGGCCCGCGCCAGGGCGGCCGCCACCGCCTGTCGCTGGTCTACGGAACCCGCGACCTGGTCGTGCTCGGCCTCGGTGTCATGATCGGCTCTGGGATCTTCAACATCGCCGGGCAGGAGGCCGCCACGACGGCCGGGCCCGCCGTCATCCTGTCCTTCGTCATCGCGGGCGCCGCCTGCCTGCTGTCGGCCCTGTCCTACGCCGAGCTGTCCTCGACCATGCCGGTGGCGGGCAGCGCGTACTCCTTCACGTATGTGGCGTTCGGCGAGATCTGGGCCTGGGTGATCGGCTGGGCGCTCATCCTCGAGCTCCAGCTCGCCGCGGCCGTCGTGAGCCGGGCCTGGTCGCTGTACGCGATGCGGCTGGTCGACGACGTGGGCACCCTGGCCGGGATCGCCTGGATCAAAGTGCCTTCGGCCTTGTCCGGCATCGCCGGCAGGCCGACCGGCCTGGACGTATTCGCGCTGGCGCTCCTGCTGTTGCTGGCGGTGATCGTGGCCATCGGCGCGCGGCTCAGTCTGTACACGCTGTGGTTCATGGTGCTCACCAAGGTCATCGTCATCGGCTTCGTGATCGGCGGCGGCCTGCTGTACTTCCACTCCTCGAACCTGCGTCCGTTCGTGCCGCCGCCGCGCACCGCCGCCGCCGGTGACGGCAGGACGGTGCTGGACGCGCTGATGGGCGGCAGCCCGCACGCGTTCGGGCTCGTCGGGATCTTCACCGCCACGTCGGCGATCGCGTTCGCCTACATCGGCTTCGACCTGATCGCCACCTCTGCTGAGGAGACCAAGGACGCGCAGCGTCGCGTACCGCGGGGAATGCTCATCAGCCTGCTCATCGCGATCGCCCTCTACATCGGCGTCGCGGTCGCCATGGTCGGCATGGTGCCCTACCGGACGCTCAACCCCGACACCCCGTTGACGTCGGCGTTCCACGCGGTCGGGTCCAGCGCCATGGGCGTGGTCATCGACGTGGGCGCGGTGATCGGGCTGGCCACGGTGGTCCTCGTCGTGATGATCGCCCAGACACGGGTCCTGTTCGCGATGGCACGCGACGGCCTGATGCCCGCGACCCTGGCCGTGATCAGCCCCCGGTACAAGGTGCCGACCCGCGCGGCCGTGCTCGTCGGCGCCACGGGGATCGTGCTGTCGCAGGTCGACGTGTGGACGTTCGGCAAGGTGAGCATCCTCGCCCTGCAGCAGATGATCGTGATCGGCACGCTGTTCGCGTTCATCTTCGTCTCGGCGGGCGTACTGGCGCTGCGCCGGTCCCGCCCGGACCTGCCCCGCGGCTTCCGCGTCTGGGGCGCGCCGCTGACGCCCCTGCTGGCCATCGCCGCGACCGGCTGGCTCCTGCTCAACCTGCACCTGCGCACCTGGGTGTACTTCGGCGCGTGGATGACCGCGGGGCTCCTCGTCTACCTGGTGTACGGACGGCGGCACAGCCGTCTGCGGCAGGTGCTGGGCGGGCGCCCCGTGCACCCGCAGGGCCGCCACCGGCGCTGA
- a CDS encoding NUDIX hydrolase — protein MDRREEEFLAAYDPRAYDPVAVAIDVVALTIRDGALNVLLVQRGAPPQEGMWALPGGFVKNTRDETGAVRPEGLDEAAARELAEETGVRADALERVHLEQLAAYGAPGRDPRMRVVSVAYLAFAPEMPEPRAGSDAADAVWTPVGSLGLTGTGAQRPGTTRRLAFDHSVILTDGLERARSKLEYTALATTFCAPEFTIPELRAVYETVWGEELHAGNFHRKVLSVPGFVESTGTTSERGGRRGGPRARLYRPGDARLLHPALLRPSREEEIR, from the coding sequence ATGGACCGACGCGAAGAGGAGTTCCTGGCGGCGTACGACCCGCGGGCGTACGACCCCGTGGCGGTCGCCATCGACGTGGTCGCCCTCACCATCCGCGACGGCGCGCTGAACGTCCTGCTCGTCCAGCGCGGCGCGCCTCCGCAGGAGGGCATGTGGGCGCTGCCCGGCGGCTTCGTCAAGAACACCCGCGACGAGACCGGCGCCGTGCGGCCCGAGGGCCTGGACGAGGCGGCCGCCAGGGAGCTCGCCGAGGAGACCGGCGTACGCGCCGACGCGCTGGAGCGGGTCCACCTCGAACAGCTCGCGGCGTACGGCGCGCCCGGCCGTGACCCGCGCATGCGCGTGGTCTCGGTCGCCTACCTCGCCTTCGCCCCGGAGATGCCCGAGCCGCGGGCGGGCAGCGACGCCGCCGACGCGGTGTGGACCCCGGTCGGCTCGCTCGGCCTGACCGGCACCGGCGCGCAGCGGCCCGGCACGACCCGGCGGCTGGCCTTCGACCACTCGGTCATCCTCACCGACGGGCTGGAGCGGGCCCGCTCGAAGCTGGAGTACACGGCGCTGGCGACGACGTTCTGCGCGCCCGAGTTCACGATCCCGGAGCTGCGGGCCGTCTACGAGACGGTCTGGGGCGAGGAGCTGCACGCCGGGAACTTCCACCGCAAGGTCCTGTCGGTGCCGGGGTTCGTGGAGAGCACCGGCACGACCTCCGAGCGCGGCGGCCGGCGCGGGGGCCCGCGGGCCCGCCTCTACCGGCCCGGCGACGCGCGGCTGCTGCACCCGGCCCTGCTGCGGCCCTCACGTGAGGAGGAGATCAGATGA
- a CDS encoding molecular chaperone DnaJ, producing MRRAEAVRLIATARTPAELFGPGGAREYRRLVRLVHPDAGGPREAFDRLTALWRAYGPPVIRTRRGTYPLDAAPVRGDLANLYDAGEAMVKIPRDPAVNDLLEREAIALRQLPKDGDGRFLPYVPRLLESFRHRDEATGTERRANAIGRLDGFRSLAEVRAAYADGVDPRDVAWMWRRLLVALGFAHRAGVLHGAVLPEHVLIHPEQHGLVLVDWCYSVPGCHPDRGVRVPAMVTRRADWYPPEVAAREPAGPGTDIYLATRCMTYLMGDRAPKSLRAFARGCLLTSQYRRPSDAWRLLAELDDLLERLYGPRRFRPFHLPA from the coding sequence ATGAGACGCGCCGAGGCCGTACGCCTCATCGCGACCGCGCGTACGCCCGCCGAGCTGTTCGGCCCCGGCGGGGCACGGGAGTACCGGCGCCTGGTACGGCTCGTCCACCCCGACGCGGGCGGGCCGCGGGAGGCGTTCGACCGGCTGACCGCGCTGTGGCGCGCGTACGGGCCGCCCGTGATCAGAACGCGCCGCGGGACGTATCCGCTGGACGCGGCGCCGGTCCGCGGTGACCTGGCCAACCTGTACGACGCGGGTGAGGCGATGGTCAAGATCCCGCGCGACCCGGCAGTGAACGACCTGCTCGAACGCGAGGCGATCGCGCTGCGGCAGCTGCCCAAGGACGGCGACGGGCGGTTCCTGCCGTACGTGCCGCGTCTGCTGGAGAGCTTCCGGCACCGCGACGAGGCGACCGGGACCGAGCGGCGCGCGAACGCGATCGGCCGCCTCGACGGTTTCCGTTCGCTCGCCGAGGTGCGCGCCGCGTACGCCGACGGGGTCGACCCCCGCGACGTGGCGTGGATGTGGCGGCGGCTGCTGGTCGCGCTGGGCTTCGCGCACCGGGCCGGCGTCCTGCACGGCGCGGTGCTCCCCGAACACGTGCTCATCCATCCGGAACAGCACGGCCTCGTGCTGGTCGACTGGTGCTACTCGGTGCCCGGCTGCCATCCGGACCGCGGCGTCCGGGTCCCGGCCATGGTCACCCGGCGCGCGGACTGGTACCCGCCCGAGGTCGCCGCGCGCGAGCCGGCCGGCCCCGGCACCGACATCTACCTGGCCACCCGGTGCATGACCTACCTGATGGGCGACCGGGCGCCCAAGTCGCTGCGCGCGTTCGCGCGCGGCTGCCTCCTGACGTCGCAGTACCGGCGGCCCTCCGACGCCTGGCGGCTGCTCGCCGAGCTCGACGACCTCCTCGAACGGCTGTACGGCCCGCGCCGCTTCCGGCCGTTCCACCTGCCCGCATGA
- a CDS encoding adenylosuccinate synthetase codes for MTANVIVVDLGYGDAGKGTVVDWLCARGPYATVVRFNGGAQAAHNVVTTDGRHHTFAQFGSGTFTPGVVTHLSRFMMVDPLALAAEADHLAAVGVGDALDRLTVDRDALLTTPYHRAANRARDTALRHGSCGMGIGETAAYALVCDDAPRAGDCHSPARLRRRLMRLRERLFDELGPLEVPDVEECAAAFGAFAGRARITGDGYLPGLLRAGPAVFEGAQGVLLDERFGFHPYTTWSTTTFAGAETLLAEAGDGARRLGVLRAYLTRHGPGPFVTEDPGLLRPEPHNRHGRWQGAFRTGQLDAVALRYALEVCGGADALAVTHLDAPAPLICEAYDLGARIAPAADLTGQALLTDRLLSARPRYSPVGADAAGTIEAALGVPVALRSCGPAASDKTAVSIWTRTDFSRRAIA; via the coding sequence GTGACCGCGAACGTCATCGTGGTCGACCTGGGGTACGGGGACGCGGGCAAGGGCACGGTCGTCGACTGGCTCTGCGCCCGCGGCCCGTACGCCACAGTGGTGCGGTTCAACGGCGGCGCGCAGGCGGCGCACAACGTCGTGACCACGGACGGGCGGCATCACACGTTCGCGCAGTTCGGCTCGGGCACGTTCACGCCGGGTGTGGTGACGCACCTGTCCCGGTTCATGATGGTGGATCCGCTCGCGCTGGCGGCCGAGGCGGACCACCTGGCCGCCGTCGGCGTCGGCGACGCGCTGGACCGGCTGACGGTCGACCGCGACGCGCTCCTGACCACGCCGTACCACCGCGCGGCGAACCGGGCGCGGGACACCGCGCTGCGGCACGGCTCGTGCGGCATGGGCATCGGCGAGACCGCCGCGTACGCCCTGGTCTGCGACGACGCTCCCCGCGCGGGTGACTGCCACTCCCCCGCGCGGCTGCGCCGGCGGCTCATGCGCCTGCGGGAGCGGCTCTTCGACGAGCTGGGGCCGCTCGAGGTCCCGGATGTCGAGGAGTGCGCGGCGGCGTTCGGCGCGTTCGCCGGGCGGGCGCGCATCACCGGCGACGGCTACCTGCCCGGGCTCCTGCGCGCCGGCCCGGCGGTCTTCGAGGGCGCGCAGGGCGTGCTCCTCGACGAACGCTTCGGCTTCCATCCGTACACGACCTGGTCGACGACGACGTTCGCGGGCGCCGAGACGCTGCTCGCCGAGGCCGGTGACGGCGCGCGGCGCCTGGGTGTGCTGCGCGCGTACCTGACGCGGCACGGGCCGGGTCCGTTCGTCACCGAGGACCCGGGCCTGCTCCGGCCCGAGCCGCACAACCGCCACGGCCGCTGGCAGGGCGCGTTCCGCACGGGGCAGCTCGACGCCGTCGCGCTGCGGTACGCCCTGGAGGTGTGCGGCGGCGCGGACGCGCTGGCCGTGACGCATCTCGACGCGCCGGCACCGCTCATCTGCGAGGCGTACGACCTCGGTGCCCGCATCGCGCCCGCGGCGGACCTGACAGGCCAGGCGCTGCTCACCGACCGCCTGCTGTCCGCCCGCCCGCGCTACTCGCCGGTCGGCGCGGACGCGGCCGGGACGATCGAGGCCGCGCTCGGCGTCCCCGTCGCGCTCCGCTCCTGCGGCCCGGCGGCATCGGACAAGACGGCCGTCTCGATCTGGACCCGAACGGACTTCTCCCGGCGCGCGATCGCCTGA
- a CDS encoding MFS transporter, producing MTVTPVAAVPARRDRQARVAVAVTFGVHGVAAGSWAGRIPWVKDVRHLSPAGLGVALMGAAVGGLLAAPLAAVLISRFGSRAVTRGMGLAMAASLPLVAFAPVLPMIFGALLLFGATGSVLDVSMNANGVVVQERYGRSIMSGLHGIWSIGGLTGSVIAGLAAGAGMGAPAHLLMVGAALLVISAVSGVWLTPAPRSAVGKVFARPDRVLLLLGAVIFFGLFAEAAAADWSAVYLHTTAHASQSVAAWGYAAFSLAMAGGRLMGDRLVEWIGSARLVRGAALTGAIGLALGLLVPVTPVVIVSFAVLGLGMATVVPLTFSAAGSTPGHDPGTAVAAVATVGYGGWMLAPPVIGFVAQGTSLTFALALVAVITALIAVPAGALRASAT from the coding sequence ATGACAGTGACCCCGGTCGCCGCCGTCCCCGCCCGCCGAGACCGTCAGGCACGGGTCGCGGTGGCGGTCACCTTCGGCGTTCACGGAGTGGCGGCGGGCAGCTGGGCCGGCCGTATCCCCTGGGTCAAGGACGTACGGCATCTGTCGCCGGCCGGTCTTGGAGTCGCCCTGATGGGCGCCGCGGTCGGCGGCCTGCTGGCGGCGCCGCTGGCGGCGGTGCTGATCTCGCGGTTCGGCAGTCGCGCCGTCACGAGGGGCATGGGGCTCGCGATGGCGGCGAGCCTGCCGCTCGTGGCGTTCGCGCCCGTGCTGCCCATGATCTTCGGCGCGCTGCTGCTGTTCGGCGCGACCGGCAGCGTCCTCGACGTCTCGATGAACGCGAACGGCGTGGTCGTCCAGGAGCGCTATGGCCGCTCGATCATGTCCGGGCTGCATGGCATCTGGAGCATCGGCGGGCTGACCGGGTCCGTGATCGCGGGCCTGGCCGCAGGGGCGGGCATGGGCGCGCCCGCCCATCTGCTGATGGTCGGCGCCGCGCTCCTGGTCATCAGCGCGGTGAGCGGGGTCTGGCTCACGCCGGCGCCACGGTCCGCCGTCGGAAAGGTCTTCGCCCGGCCGGACCGCGTTCTGCTCCTCCTGGGAGCGGTGATCTTCTTCGGGCTGTTCGCCGAGGCCGCCGCCGCCGACTGGAGCGCGGTCTATCTCCACACCACCGCACACGCCTCGCAGAGCGTGGCCGCCTGGGGCTATGCCGCGTTCTCCCTGGCCATGGCCGGCGGGAGACTGATGGGCGACCGCCTGGTCGAATGGATCGGCTCGGCCCGGCTCGTACGCGGGGCGGCGCTCACCGGAGCGATCGGCCTGGCACTCGGCCTGCTGGTCCCGGTGACCCCGGTCGTGATCGTCTCGTTCGCGGTCCTCGGGCTCGGGATGGCCACGGTCGTCCCGCTGACGTTCAGCGCGGCGGGCAGCACGCCCGGCCACGATCCGGGCACGGCGGTGGCGGCCGTCGCCACCGTCGGGTACGGCGGCTGGATGCTGGCGCCGCCGGTGATCGGCTTCGTCGCCCAGGGAACCTCACTGACGTTCGCGCTGGCACTCGTCGCAGTGATCACCGCGCTCATCGCGGTTCCCGCGGGCGCCCTGCGGGCGAGCGCCACCTGA
- a CDS encoding glycine-rich domain-containing protein, giving the protein MTVTTARPTLYDPETLVPAALFAKLAARVERDAKVDREHAERIMRQALAFLLACARNPETPLAPSREVDHGWHAFILHTREYADFCDRVAGEFIHHAPEDPETDRADTVARNEMTADVMRRTGLPVDEELWAVGQAACSANCERCCSGGGH; this is encoded by the coding sequence ATGACTGTCACGACTGCGCGTCCGACCCTCTACGACCCGGAGACTCTGGTCCCGGCGGCCCTGTTCGCCAAGCTCGCCGCGCGCGTCGAGCGCGACGCGAAGGTCGACCGGGAGCACGCCGAGCGCATCATGCGGCAGGCTCTGGCGTTCCTCCTTGCCTGCGCGCGCAACCCGGAGACCCCGCTCGCACCGTCGCGGGAGGTCGACCACGGGTGGCACGCCTTCATCCTGCACACACGCGAGTACGCCGACTTCTGCGACCGCGTCGCCGGGGAGTTCATCCACCACGCGCCCGAGGACCCGGAAACCGACCGCGCCGACACCGTCGCGCGGAACGAGATGACCGCCGACGTCATGCGGCGTACCGGGCTCCCGGTGGACGAGGAGCTGTGGGCCGTGGGCCAGGCCGCGTGCTCGGCCAACTGCGAACGCTGCTGCTCCGGCGGCGGCCACTGA
- a CDS encoding PH domain-containing protein has protein sequence MTTAHESDGWRRLSTRMLIIHPVQELIRLWPGLIALVFAGSQGGHGGWWSLSGAVVVVVMGMLRWFTTRYRVSAEQVQVRKGLLRRQLLTVPRDRVRTVDVTANALHRVLGLAKVEVGTGRTDRKNDGVKLDALHADEAARLRVELLHRPSSRSAEPSEAATAKAPSETLLVRVPPEWVRYGPFTLTGLVTVGVIAGVAGRAVNEAHIDPGQLGPLSTLLDRWEHAAVPVEIAVFVAALAVAVALASTFGYVLAFFRFRLTRNSAGTLHITRGLITTRAITIEERRLRGVEISEPLLLRTVRGARCLAITTGLRVGRGAERGGSLLLPPGPRSEALRVAGLVLGRTAPLTAPLVPHGRRAIGRRFTRAAGVVVLIALACALLSWWGWLPDWTWRLAPLLLVVAVPLAYDRARSLGHALVENTLVSRRGSLVRRRSALSYEGIIGWNLQRSFFQRRAGLATLVATTAAGRQRIDVQDVPLDEALRVADEALPGLLTPFIDR, from the coding sequence GTGACCACGGCGCACGAGAGCGACGGGTGGCGCCGGCTGTCCACCCGGATGCTCATCATCCATCCGGTCCAGGAGCTGATCCGCCTGTGGCCGGGCCTGATCGCGCTGGTCTTCGCCGGCTCGCAGGGCGGTCACGGGGGCTGGTGGAGCCTGTCCGGCGCCGTCGTCGTCGTGGTCATGGGCATGCTGCGCTGGTTCACCACGAGGTACCGCGTCTCGGCCGAACAGGTCCAGGTCCGCAAGGGCCTGCTCCGCCGTCAGCTGCTGACCGTGCCCCGCGACCGGGTCCGCACGGTCGACGTCACCGCGAACGCGCTGCACCGCGTCCTCGGGTTGGCCAAGGTGGAGGTCGGCACCGGCCGTACCGACCGCAAGAACGACGGGGTCAAGCTCGACGCCCTGCACGCCGACGAGGCCGCCCGGCTGCGGGTCGAGCTCCTGCACCGGCCGTCGTCGCGCTCTGCCGAGCCGTCGGAGGCGGCGACCGCGAAGGCTCCCAGCGAGACGCTGCTCGTACGGGTGCCCCCGGAGTGGGTGCGGTACGGCCCGTTCACCCTGACCGGCCTGGTCACCGTCGGCGTGATCGCCGGCGTCGCCGGGCGCGCGGTGAACGAGGCGCACATCGACCCGGGGCAGCTCGGGCCGCTGAGCACGCTGCTGGACCGGTGGGAGCACGCCGCCGTGCCGGTCGAGATCGCGGTATTCGTGGCCGCGCTGGCGGTCGCGGTGGCGCTCGCCTCGACGTTCGGCTACGTGCTGGCGTTCTTCCGGTTCCGGCTCACGCGCAACAGCGCCGGCACGCTGCACATCACGCGCGGCCTGATCACCACCCGGGCGATCACCATCGAGGAGCGCCGCCTCCGGGGCGTCGAGATCAGCGAGCCGCTGCTCCTTCGCACCGTACGCGGCGCACGCTGCCTGGCCATCACGACCGGCCTGCGCGTCGGGCGCGGTGCCGAACGCGGAGGTTCGCTGCTGCTGCCGCCCGGGCCACGCTCCGAGGCCCTGCGGGTGGCCGGCCTGGTACTGGGCCGTACGGCGCCGCTCACCGCACCTCTCGTCCCGCACGGACGGCGCGCCATCGGGCGCCGCTTCACGCGCGCCGCCGGCGTCGTCGTGCTCATCGCCCTGGCCTGCGCCCTCCTGTCGTGGTGGGGCTGGCTGCCGGACTGGACCTGGCGGCTGGCGCCGCTGCTGCTCGTGGTCGCCGTTCCGCTCGCGTACGACCGCGCCCGGTCGCTCGGCCACGCCCTGGTCGAGAACACCCTCGTGAGCCGCCGGGGTTCCCTCGTACGCCGCCGCAGCGCGCTGTCCTATGAGGGCATCATCGGCTGGAACCTGCAACGGTCGTTCTTCCAGCGCCGGGCAGGCCTGGCGACACTCGTCGCGACGACCGCCGCCGGCCGTCAGCGGATCGACGTGCAGGACGTCCCCCTGGACGAGGCCCTCCGCGTCGCCGACGAGGCACTGCCCGGCCTCCTCACCCCCTTCATCGACCGTTAG
- a CDS encoding PH domain-containing protein, which produces MESTEAGLRPPRHLVSPRARAYWAVRALAGWLVPIAVEVIWMTQDGAHTKWHVAGLVATVVLAVAHVTVMPLWRYRVHRWESTAEAVYTQSGWFNQERRIAPVSRIQTVDSERGPIEQLFRLSNVTVTTASAAGPIKIHGLDRDIAQHLVDELTEGTQAERGDAT; this is translated from the coding sequence ATGGAGTCAACTGAGGCGGGCCTGCGGCCACCGCGCCACCTGGTCAGCCCGCGGGCACGCGCCTACTGGGCGGTTCGCGCCCTGGCCGGTTGGCTGGTGCCGATCGCCGTCGAGGTCATCTGGATGACACAGGACGGCGCGCACACGAAGTGGCACGTCGCCGGTCTCGTGGCGACCGTGGTCCTCGCGGTCGCGCACGTCACCGTCATGCCGCTGTGGAGGTACCGCGTGCACCGGTGGGAGTCGACGGCGGAGGCCGTCTACACCCAGTCCGGCTGGTTCAACCAGGAGCGGCGGATCGCACCGGTCTCCCGCATCCAGACCGTCGACAGCGAACGCGGACCGATCGAGCAGCTCTTCCGGCTCTCGAACGTCACCGTCACGACGGCGTCCGCGGCCGGTCCGATCAAGATCCATGGCCTCGACCGCGACATCGCACAGCACCTCGTCGACGAGCTCACCGAGGGCACCCAGGCCGAACGGGGCGACGCCACGTGA
- a CDS encoding MarR family winged helix-turn-helix transcriptional regulator produces MHEDADVTGADAKHALGRQLNFAAKSARGYLEQHLAAAGASFAVWTALFALKTKGPLIQRELAGLLNVEGPTLTRHLARMEAEGLVERHRTSADRRAALVRLTDTGEAMYARLSGIVAASGDIVLKGFTPGETEEFLRYLTRVIQNIGVATPHTGLRRRTVVSHTGGVRPRAAPVSDTAATTGRTRRA; encoded by the coding sequence ATGCACGAAGACGCGGATGTCACCGGAGCGGACGCGAAGCACGCTCTGGGCCGTCAGCTCAACTTCGCGGCGAAGTCCGCACGGGGCTACCTCGAACAGCATCTGGCCGCCGCCGGGGCGAGCTTCGCGGTCTGGACCGCCCTGTTCGCGTTGAAGACCAAGGGCCCGCTGATCCAGCGTGAGCTGGCCGGGCTGCTGAACGTCGAGGGCCCCACGCTGACCCGGCATCTCGCCCGCATGGAGGCGGAGGGGCTGGTCGAGCGGCACCGTACGAGCGCGGACCGGCGGGCCGCGCTCGTTCGCCTGACCGACACCGGCGAGGCCATGTACGCCCGGCTGTCCGGGATCGTCGCCGCGAGTGGCGACATCGTGCTGAAGGGGTTCACGCCCGGCGAGACGGAGGAGTTCCTCCGGTACCTGACCCGGGTCATCCAGAACATCGGCGTCGCGACGCCGCACACCGGTCTGAGACGCCGCACCGTCGTGTCCCACACCGGCGGGGTACGCCCGCGAGCCGCCCCGGTATCGGACACGGCGGCGACCACGGGGCGAACCCGGCGCGCATGA